AGGGAAACGACCCACCCTCGGAAGCCGTAGCGGAGGTTTGGCATAGATTTTTCGAAAATTTTTCCGCCGCGGATTTTTCGCCTCACTTGAGGCGAGCGAGCTGTACCTTCGTATGCCGAAAAAATTTTCGGCATACGAAAGGTGCTCGCTCTGCGAGGCCGGGTGGCGTTCCCGAGTCACGCCACCTTACAACCTACGATATGACAAGTTCAAAAAAGAGGATCGGACGCCCGACAACGACAGATCCCAGAGTCCACAGGTATAATTTCAAACTCACCACGGAGGAGAATATCCGCTTTAAGCAGATGCTTTATAAGGCGGGATCGGAGCATAACCGGAGCCGTTTTATCGTCAAAAGAATCTTCGCCGAGGAGTTTGTCGTCATCAAACGCGACCCGTCGAAGACGCAGTTTATTGCCCGGCTGAATGACTTTTATTTCCAATTTCAAAAGCTGGGGAATAACTGTGTGCCCGTCAAGGCGATATAATAAATATAGCGATGGCAAGCTATTAGGTAAGTGTTCTTTGAAAATAACCTATCATCAACCGACTTATCTGAAAGGGAAACCGGACAGGGAGTGTAGCATGTCGGGGGTAAACCATAAGTCAGTCAGTTATCGGACTGCGACTGAATGGGGTGATGAAAGACAGGTATGAGGATAAAATCCGGATTGATTGAATGACAGCCTGAGCGGTACCTAGCGAAACTGTGACGTTAAGGTAACTATACTCGTCATATCGTGATACTCTCATTGTGGTAGTTGTACAGAGAGAGCAAGAACTTATCACGACGCAACTGCAATAAGCAGTAAAAGGCGGACGTCATATCCGACAATCTGTCGCGCCATAGTTATTATATCGCAAACGGGGATTACCTAAACCGGAATGCCGTAAGGCTATTGGACGAAGGTCTATGAATATCCGGTATGGTAACGGAGCCGCCGTAGTAGTCCGCGCGGGGGAAAGCCTCGTACAAGGCGAAGGGCGGCAGCTAATATTCATTAATACGATTAACGGAAAATGCGAGAGGCATTATGAGAAGTCCCGCAAGAGTATTAAACAGTCTGACAAAGCATAGTCAAACCACGGAATACAGGTTTGAGAGGCTTTATCGTATTCTTTTCAATGAGGAAATGTATTATCTGGCTTATCAGCGAATATATGCCAAGCCGGGTAATATGACACAAGGTGCAGACGGGAAAACCATCGACCGTATGAGCCTTTCCCGCATTGAGAAACTGATCCTTTCGTTGAAAGACGAAAGCTACTCTCCCCAGCCATCGAGAAGAGTGCACATCCCGAAGAAAAACGGAAAGACACGACCTCTCGGCGTACCCTCTTTCGACGACAAACTGGTGCAGGAGGTAGTACGAATGGTACTGGAAGCTATTTACGAAGGTCACTTTGAAGATACTTCGCACGGCTTCCGTCCGCATCGCAGCTGCCACACCGCATTGAATGCCGTACAGAAGACTTTTACGGGTAAGAAGTGGTTCATCGAAGGAGATATAAAAGGTTTCTTCGACAATGTCAATCATGATATTCTGATCGACATCTTAAAGGAACGTATCTCCGACGAACGATTCATACGACTTATCAGAAAATTTCTAAAAGCGGGTTACTTGGAACAATGGCAATTTCATGGAACGTACAGCGGAATGCCGCAAGGTGGAATTATCAGTCCGATATTGGCCAATATCTATTTGGACAAACTGGATAAGTACATGAAAGAATATGCTTCCAAATTCGACAAGGGAGATAGGGGAAGACAGCAACGGGAATACGAAGTTCTCACTTACCAAAAGAGGCTGGTTATGCGTGAACTCAAAACAGCGACAAATAATGTAGAAAGAAAAGTGCTTGTTAACCGGCTTAAAGAGATAGACAAAACCCGATCCGCGATGCCGTGCTTCGCACCTATGGACGGAAACTTCAAGAGGCTTAAATATGTGAGGTATGCCGACGACTTCCTCATTGGAATTATCGGCAGTAAAGAAGATGCCGTAAAGATCAAGGACGATATAAAGCGTTTCCTTGCAGACAGACTGGCATTGGAATTATCGGATGAGAAAACGCTCATCACTCATACTGAAAAGCCTGCAAAATTCCTCGGATATGAGGTGACTGTCCGCAGGTCGAACCTGCAAAAACGGAACAAACGGGGAAGCCTGTCCCGTGTGTATGGAAACAAGGTCAGATTAAAGGTAACGACCGAAGTAATAAAGAAAAAATTGCTGGAACTCTGCGTGCTGAAATTCAGCTATCATAACGGGCACGAGCAATGGATTCCCAAACACCGGTCGGAACTTATCAATAATGACGACCTTGAAATCCTTGACAGTTACAATGCCGAGATCAGAGGGTTTTACAACTATTACTCGATAGCTAACAACGCTTCTGAACTGAACACTTTTCACTACATCATGCAGTACAGTATGTACAAAACCTTTGCCGGGAAATACCGAACCACAGTAAGACGAATTTGCCGGAAATACAAACGCAACGGAGTCTTTACAGTCGGGTATACGGTAAAAAACGGCCAGGTAAAAGAACGTCGCTTATACAATGAAGGGTTCAAAAGAAAAAGACCTTCTTATGATCGGTCGATTGACAGATGCCCGAATCCAATGCCCGGCGTCAGCACCACAAGCCTTATAGACAGGCTGAAAGCTCGGAAATGCGAGTTGTGCGGTGCTACGGACAATCTGGTTATGCACCATGTGCGTAAACTCGGAGAACTGAAAGGCAAGGAGAATTGGGAAAAACTGATGATTGCCAGACGGCGTAAGGCTATGGCCGTTTGCGGCAGCTGTCATCAAAAGATACATCATGGAACGTTTTAGACTGACAATATTAGCGGAGAGCCGGATACGCTGGAAGGTGTACGTCCGGTTCGGAGGCGAGTATTGGGAAACCTATCATAGAAATATGACAAGGCGCCGGGTACTTAGCCTACATAATCAGATTGTAAAGGTCATCAATTCGCACTTTTCCAACATCGCGATCCCGCATCAGATCGCTGCTTTGGAACAGCGAACGAGAGAATTAAAGGCTCTGAGTATCGAGATTCTCAACCTTGCAAAACAAGCTAAGGAGTGGTTGCGAATATAAGATCGGGTTCCTCGCCCGGTGGGGCTTTGCGCTATAACAAGGAGAAAGTGGATAAGGATGAAGCCGAGGTGCCGCTTTGGCAGAAGATGCTCGAACCGTTCGATAAACACGTACGACTGGATATCGAT
This Alistipes shahii WAL 8301 DNA region includes the following protein-coding sequences:
- a CDS encoding reverse transcriptase/maturase family protein → MRSPARVLNSLTKHSQTTEYRFERLYRILFNEEMYYLAYQRIYAKPGNMTQGADGKTIDRMSLSRIEKLILSLKDESYSPQPSRRVHIPKKNGKTRPLGVPSFDDKLVQEVVRMVLEAIYEGHFEDTSHGFRPHRSCHTALNAVQKTFTGKKWFIEGDIKGFFDNVNHDILIDILKERISDERFIRLIRKFLKAGYLEQWQFHGTYSGMPQGGIISPILANIYLDKLDKYMKEYASKFDKGDRGRQQREYEVLTYQKRLVMRELKTATNNVERKVLVNRLKEIDKTRSAMPCFAPMDGNFKRLKYVRYADDFLIGIIGSKEDAVKIKDDIKRFLADRLALELSDEKTLITHTEKPAKFLGYEVTVRRSNLQKRNKRGSLSRVYGNKVRLKVTTEVIKKKLLELCVLKFSYHNGHEQWIPKHRSELINNDDLEILDSYNAEIRGFYNYYSIANNASELNTFHYIMQYSMYKTFAGKYRTTVRRICRKYKRNGVFTVGYTVKNGQVKERRLYNEGFKRKRPSYDRSIDRCPNPMPGVSTTSLIDRLKARKCELCGATDNLVMHHVRKLGELKGKENWEKLMIARRRKAMAVCGSCHQKIHHGTF